One window of Legionella pneumophila subsp. pneumophila str. Philadelphia 1 genomic DNA carries:
- a CDS encoding helix-turn-helix transcriptional regulator, which translates to MQFSDNKMPKQILFITDLEELLGRNRLTLRRWWTSGKFPQPVKLNGTTLAWHSETVNHWIQQNMRLS; encoded by the coding sequence ATGCAGTTTTCTGATAATAAAATGCCAAAACAGATTTTGTTTATTACTGATTTAGAGGAGCTTCTTGGTCGTAACCGTTTGACATTAAGGCGTTGGTGGACTAGCGGAAAATTTCCACAACCAGTTAAACTAAATGGCACAACACTGGCATGGCACTCTGAGACAGTTAATCATTGGATTCAACAAAACATGCGATTATCTTAG
- a CDS encoding tyrosine-type recombinase/integrase — translation MKFIDSYIKNLAPETTWFEKIESSGLGIRVMPSGNKSWFYRFSMNGKRQKMTLGKYPAISLKQAREYLAKAQSLKEQGINPIENTKLEKLKEDNTFSKLIQSWYENYAVKNRKQPRPIKYQIDSEIIPLLGDTVLDKLQTKDITIALDKIVQRGAPIHANRILSTIKQVLNYAVSRGYIQYNPATNIRSRDIGGIEKPRERVLSPEEIRIIWKFLESDKSQMSESARLAIKVIILTGVRTGEIRLAQWHQFDFEQSLWTIPPEHSKGGITVKIHLSELTKKLLLQFKEQSVSPFVIPGITIDVPMSKDALPRAIKRIQNRVGIPEWTAHDLRRTFATQLGESLNIDPVVIEKCLGHKMPRIMATYNKNEMLPQRKEALDSWANHIARLISSKD, via the coding sequence ATGAAATTTATCGATAGCTATATTAAAAATCTCGCGCCAGAGACCACCTGGTTTGAAAAAATAGAATCTTCTGGATTAGGTATTAGAGTAATGCCAAGTGGTAATAAATCTTGGTTTTACCGTTTTAGTATGAATGGTAAACGTCAAAAAATGACCTTAGGAAAATATCCAGCTATTAGTCTAAAACAGGCTCGTGAATATCTTGCTAAAGCGCAAAGTTTAAAAGAGCAAGGTATAAATCCTATAGAAAATACCAAGCTAGAAAAATTAAAAGAAGACAATACCTTTTCAAAATTAATACAGTCTTGGTACGAAAATTATGCCGTTAAAAATAGAAAGCAACCACGCCCTATCAAATATCAGATTGACTCAGAAATAATTCCTCTACTAGGCGATACTGTACTTGATAAGTTACAAACCAAAGATATTACAATCGCCCTTGACAAAATAGTACAACGAGGAGCGCCAATTCATGCGAATCGCATTCTCAGCACTATTAAACAAGTTCTAAACTATGCAGTGAGTCGTGGTTATATTCAATATAATCCAGCTACCAATATACGATCACGTGATATCGGTGGTATTGAAAAGCCCAGGGAGCGGGTACTATCGCCCGAAGAAATAAGAATAATATGGAAATTCCTTGAAAGCGATAAAAGCCAAATGTCTGAATCAGCCAGGTTAGCAATTAAAGTTATTATACTTACTGGTGTTAGAACAGGTGAAATCCGACTGGCACAATGGCATCAATTTGATTTTGAGCAATCTTTATGGACTATTCCTCCCGAGCATTCAAAAGGAGGAATAACTGTAAAAATACACTTGAGTGAACTTACAAAAAAATTACTACTTCAGTTTAAAGAACAATCTGTCTCCCCTTTTGTAATTCCAGGCATAACAATCGATGTTCCTATGTCCAAAGATGCCCTTCCACGCGCAATTAAAAGAATTCAGAATCGGGTGGGAATTCCTGAATGGACTGCCCATGACTTAAGAAGAACCTTTGCGACACAATTGGGTGAGTCACTAAATATTGATCCCGTGGTGATAGAAAAATGTCTTGGCCACAAAATGCCTCGTATTATGGCTACTTATAATAAAAATGAGATGCTACCCCAACGCAAAGAGGCATTGGATTCCTGGGCAAACCATATTGCAAGATTAATCTCATCAAAGGATTGA
- a CDS encoding helix-turn-helix domain-containing protein: MSKGPYQSFANRLISALKDRGYTASRSPNGICIKTLAEFTGASEQICRRYIRGDALPDYEKVKQLAFHLQVNPGWLLFGEDENATTKKNEVDEKLLHYILKQSHHLYPISQGSNDDYADFVLGLIKEVKAIDTSENNLLKIIDLAIGSISSYEEKRKKHSHAV; the protein is encoded by the coding sequence ATGAGTAAGGGACCCTATCAATCGTTTGCTAACCGCTTGATTAGCGCCCTCAAAGATAGAGGATATACGGCCTCTCGCTCGCCAAATGGGATCTGTATTAAAACCCTGGCTGAGTTTACTGGTGCCTCTGAACAAATCTGCCGCCGTTATATACGAGGAGATGCTTTACCAGACTATGAAAAAGTCAAACAACTGGCTTTCCATCTTCAAGTAAACCCAGGCTGGTTACTATTTGGGGAAGACGAAAATGCAACAACGAAGAAGAATGAAGTCGATGAAAAATTGCTTCATTACATCTTGAAACAAAGCCATCATTTATACCCTATCTCTCAGGGAAGTAATGACGATTACGCCGATTTTGTGTTAGGATTGATCAAAGAAGTCAAAGCAATTGACACTTCGGAAAATAATTTACTAAAAATCATTGACTTGGCCATTGGTTCAATTTCTTCTTATGAAGAAAAGAGAAAAAAGCACAGTCATGCAGTTTAA
- a CDS encoding Abi family protein: protein MNCSIINLTQPPRLEDVSPCVTLAVFFMRIAMNNPLIKYLKPALSFQDQLEKLQAKGLIINNWPSALQSLSNTNYYRLSAYCLPFKRSDTTGNITEQFQDNVTFENVIDLYEFDRKLRLLVMDGLERIEISVRTSIAYHLAHSYGPFALSNPQNFHQQFEHNTWLAQINNEIERSREYFIEHYKNKYLGYPNLPIWMAIEVLSFGALSVLFKGLKNEDKRIIAEGYKLHPKTLANWLYFLTYVRNICAHHSRLWNKDLAIKPKIDAINELWLPPITPRNDRSYIILLIIRKLLTTAGNGIDWAISSEKLIQPIIEKYDWAHESMGIPRSWLDHPLWKEVQ from the coding sequence ATGAACTGCTCTATAATTAACTTAACACAACCGCCACGCCTAGAGGATGTTAGTCCTTGCGTAACCTTGGCGGTTTTTTTTATGCGTATTGCTATGAATAATCCTCTCATTAAATATCTAAAGCCAGCCCTGAGTTTCCAAGATCAACTGGAAAAACTTCAAGCAAAAGGGCTTATTATAAATAATTGGCCTTCAGCCCTGCAAAGCCTTTCTAATACCAACTATTATCGGCTTAGTGCCTACTGTTTACCCTTTAAACGTTCAGATACAACAGGAAATATCACCGAACAATTTCAAGATAATGTTACATTTGAAAATGTCATAGATCTCTATGAGTTTGATCGTAAACTAAGATTGTTAGTAATGGATGGATTAGAGCGAATTGAAATTTCAGTAAGAACCAGTATTGCTTATCACCTTGCTCATAGTTATGGACCATTTGCTTTGTCGAATCCTCAAAATTTCCATCAGCAATTTGAACATAATACCTGGTTAGCACAAATTAATAACGAGATAGAGCGTTCCAGAGAGTACTTTATTGAGCATTATAAAAATAAATATCTGGGCTATCCTAACTTACCAATATGGATGGCAATAGAGGTTTTATCCTTTGGTGCATTGTCGGTCTTATTTAAAGGGCTTAAAAATGAAGACAAAAGGATAATTGCTGAGGGTTATAAGTTACATCCAAAAACTTTAGCCAATTGGCTATACTTTCTAACTTATGTAAGAAATATATGTGCTCATCATAGCCGCCTTTGGAATAAAGATTTAGCCATTAAACCCAAAATTGATGCGATTAATGAACTTTGGCTACCTCCTATTACACCAAGAAATGATCGCTCATATATTATCTTGTTGATCATCAGAAAATTACTAACCACTGCGGGTAATGGCATAGATTGGGCAATATCATCCGAGAAACTTATTCAGCCTATTATTGAAAAATATGATTGGGCGCATGAAAGCATGGGAATTCCAAGGAGCTGGTTAGATCATCCATTGTGGAAAGAAGTTCAATAG